A segment of the Dehalococcoidia bacterium genome:
TTTACTATTGTCGGCACAGTTCAACAGACGTCTGGAGAGTGCGATGTTCACCGGCATAGTGGAAGAAGTCGGCAGTGTAGCCGGAGCCTCGAATACGGGTCTCACAATTTCGGCCTCCACTGTCATGGACGATCTGAAAGTATCGGACAGCATCAGCGTAAACGGCGCCTGCCTTACCGTCACTGACAGGAGTGATTCATCCTTCAGCGTCGACACTGTTCCCGAGACTCTCAGACGGACCAACCTTGGAGCCCTGAAAGAAGGGGACTTTGTCAACCTGGAACGACCTATGGCTACTGACGGCAGATTCGGAGGTCACATAGTCCAGGGCCATATAGACGGTACTGGTAGAGTGTTGTCCGTTGAGCAGGAGGGCGGGGCTCGCAACTTTAAGTTTGAAGCGGATGACAGCATCATGCGCTATGTGGTCGAAAAAGGTTTCGTAGCTGTGGACGGTACCAGTCTGACGGTTGTAGACTGTGACTACCGCACCTTCTCGGTGACGATCGTTCCGTACACATGGGAGAACACGATTTTCGGGACCCTCAAACTAGGCGATCCAGTGAATCTCGAAGTGGACATAATCGCCAAGTACGTCGAACGACTGGCCGCAGGTCCGCGGTTGCCCGTGGACACAGCCGATGAGCTCTGACTGGCGTCTGGAGGTATAGACATGCCCCTCGCTACTGTCGAGGAAGCGATAGCCGACATCAGGGCCGGCAAGATGGTCATCATCTGTGATGACGAGGACCGCGAAAACGAGGGCGACCTCGCTATGGCGGCGGAATGCGTCACTGCCCAGCACATCAACTTTATGGCCACACATGCTCGCGGACTAATCTGTATGCCAATGCTGGGACAGCGCCTGGAAGAGCTCAGAATTCCGCTGATGACCCAGGACAACACGGCCCGGCTTGGAACGGCATTCACTGTTTCTGTCGACGTGCTCACCGGGGCAACGACCGGAATCTCGGCCTTCGACAGGGCCGCCACGATTCGGGCCCTGATCGACTCGAACACTGTTCCAGAAGATCTGGGACGACCTGGTCATATCTTTCCTCTTCGCTACATGGAAGGAGGGGTCCTTAAGCGTGCAGGACAGACGGAAGCCTCTGTCGATCTGGCGCGTTTGGCCGGTCTGTATCCAGCGAGCGTCATATGCGAGGTCATGGCAGACGACGGCACCATGGCTCGGTTGCCAACACTTGAGGAATTTTCCAAGAAGCATAACCTCAAGATAGTCACGGTTGCCGACATAATCACATTCCGCAGGGAACATGAGAGACTGATCGAGCGCGTAGCGCAAGCCAGGGTCCCCACGGAACACGGCGAGTTCATGGCAGTTTCCTACAGGAGTCTCGTAGATCCCAACGAGCACATTGCGCTTGTAAAGGGCGAAGTATCGGCAGATGAACCCGTTCTGGTCCGGGTGCACTCAGAATGTCTCACCGGCGACGTGTTCGGCAGCGTGCGATGCGACTGCGGCGGTCAGCTGGAACTCGCGCTTCAGGCAATCGACCGCGAGGGATCGGGAATCTTCCTGTACATGCGACAGGAGGGCAGGGGAATAGGCATCCACAACAAGCTCAAGGCCTATGAACTTCAGGACGCCGGTATGGATACTGTCGAGGCCAATATCGCGCTAGGCTTCGCCCCGGACCCACGACAATACGGTGTCGGCGCTCAGATACTACTCGACTTGGGTGTTTCGAAGATGCGACTCCTGACCAACAATCCTCAAAAGAGAGTGGGCCTGGAGAGCTTCGGTCTTGAGATCGTGGAACAGGTTGGCATCTATGCTGAGGTAACGCCTGAGAATCGAAACTACCTGAAGACCAAGCAGGAAAAACTGGGGCATGCCTTCGATCCAGTGAACGAGGAATTCAACTCGGAGGCAGCACCGTGAGCCGCAGACTGTCAGGCTCCCTAAACGGCGAAGGACTGCGCGTAGGCCTGGTTGTTGCCGAATTCAACGACTTCATCACCTCCAGGCTCCAGGAGGGTGCAGTCGCCGGTCTCGAGGCACATGGCGTCAGGGACGACGATGTGACGATCGCCTCTGTTCCAGGATCGTTCGAGCTCCCATTGGTTGCCAGGAAGATGGCCGATTCCGGCCAGTACGACGCAGTGATCTGCCTGGGAGCCGTGATCAGAGGCGAAACCGATCACTATGCTCACGTATCTGGTGAAGCCGCGAAAGGAATCGCAAACGCATCAGTCGCCTCTGGTGTACCGGTCATATTCGGCGTACTGACAACGGACACGGTCGAGCAGGCAATAAACCGCGCCGGTGGCAAGCAGGGGAACAACGGCTATGGCGCCGCTGTGGCCGCCGTCAGGATGGCCAATCTCGTGAGGGCCATCGACACAGGCTGAACCGCTGTGTATCTCTGCGCAGGGAATCTGCGGGCCTCCAATGTGATTCACATTGCAGGTGTTCTGGTGACTCAGACATGATGCAGTCACCGCTGTCATCTGAAGATCGCCAGAGCCAGACACCCGCCCCAGGTCGATCAATCGAAGTCCTCTTCCAGAAGGCGATTCAGGGGGACCGAAGGTCACTCGCCCGTCTCTTCACCCGGATTGAGAGGGACATCTCAGCACTCCGCGAGGTCATGCGCCTTGCCTACGCAGTAACTGGCCGCGGGAGTATTGTCGGAATTACTGGCCCTCCCGGGGCAGGCAAGAGCACAATTGTCGATGGACTCACTTCCACTGCGCGGTCCAAAGGCAAGACCGTTGGCGTTCTGGCGGTGGATCCCACGAGTCCGTTTACTGGCGGCGCGGTGCTCGGCGACCGCATCAGGATGCAGTCTCATTACAGAGACCCTGGAGTGTACATTCGCAGCCTTGCTACGAAGGGCGTCCCCGGTGGACTCAACGCGGTAACACGTGCTGGGGCGAAACTCCTGGATGCTGTTGGAAAAGAACTGATCATTGTGGAGACGGTAGGAGTAGGCCAGTCTGAATACGACATAATGGGCGTCGCTGACCATGTCATAGTCGTGCTCGTACCCGAGGCAGGTGACAGCGTCCAGACCATGAAGGCCGGGCTGCTGGAAATTGCTGATACGTTTGTCGTCAACAAGTCAGACAGGGATGGGGCAGGCCAACTCGCATCGGCCCTGAGGTCGATGATCTCTCTCCAATCTGACAGCGCGAGTTCATTGCCACCCGTATTGCTTACCCAGGCTCACAAAGGCGAAGGCATCACTGAACTGTACGAAGGTGCATCTTCGCGCATCGATCACTTGAGATGTTCCGGAGAACTTGCTCAGCGTAGGTCGAGGCAGGCCGTGCGGGAGGTGGGCCGCTTGCTCAAGACATCAGCCAACCAGGCTGTTGATCGCATACTTGAGAGCGACAGCGGTGTCGCCGAACTGGTGGAGTGCGTTCTGACCGGCTCTCTGGACCCATATGCAGCCTCCCGAAAGATCATTGAGGGCGGTACGATCGCCAGAGCGATGGAAGCAGAAAGCCTAAATTCTGGTTATCGCTCAGGGGCCTAGTTCCCCAATTCTTCTCCTTGAGGCCAGATTGAATGGAAGTGAAACCACACGCCCTGGAGGGCATCAAGGTAGTTGACTGGACGATCTGGCAGTTCGGCCCAGTGGCGGCAACCATGCTCGGCGATCTTGGTGCCGATGTAATCAAGGTCGAATCTCTGGACGGCGATCCGGGAAGAGCCGTGTTCTCAGCCTCCGGTGTTGATCGGAGTCTTCCCGCCGGGCGCAACGCCTACTTCGAGGCGAACCAGCGCAACAAGCGCAGCGTTGCCATCGACTTGAAGAAGCCGGAAGGGGTCGAGATCGTTCACAAACTCGTGGCCGACGCGGATGTCTTCATTCAGAACTTTCGCAAAGGTGTCGCAGAACGACTTGGGCTGGGCTATGAGGAACTGAAGGAGATAAACCCTGCGCTAATATACGCCTCGGGCTCAGGATATGGGCCTCGCGGACCGGACTCGGCCAGCCCGGCATTGGATGCCGCAGCACAGGCGCGGAGCGGGCTCATGTTCGCGACCGGCCCGGAAGGGACTGAGCCTTATCCAGTTCAGGGTGTTGTGGGAGATCAGATAGGCGGAATCACTCTTGGGTGGGGTATTCTCGCCGCTCTCGTCGCTCGTTCAATCCACGGGGTTGGCCAGCGCGTCGACACTTCCCACCTGTCGAGCTCAATCTGGCTACAGGGTCTGGCCGTCAGCATGGGACTGCTCACCCAGCACAAGCCGGACTCCGAAATCAACCTTACCTACAATCCTCCTAGGACAGATGCTTACAACCCGCTTGCGAACTACTACCAATGTGCAGACGGTCGCTGGATGATGCTTGCGAACTTTCAGGCCGATAGATACTGGCCCTCTTTCGCAGCCGCACTAGGGTTGGAAGCGCTGATCGATGATCCGAAGTTTGCCGATACGATCTCGCGGGGTGAAAATCGACACGAACTCATACCCATTCTGGATGGAGTATTTGCGCAAAAGACCTACGATGAATGGGCAGAAGTCCTGGAGAGGTCAGGCGACTTCATCTTCTCTCCAGTGCAGAACTTGACCGAACTTCCAGACGACCCTCAGGTTATCGCGAACCACTACATCACCGAGGTCGACCATCCAGATCTGGGGCGTGTAAAGCTTGCCAATCATCCTGTGAACTACAGCGAGACCCCTCACTCAATTCGCTCGGTCGCTCCCGAACTCGGTCAGCACACTGAAGAGGTCATCCTGGAACTGGGATACACTTGGGAGGACATTACTCGAATGCAGGACAGGGGCGTAATTCTCTGAATCGACAGGCCTGCGCCCTTGTCGACGGCCCATCAGATCGGTGAGCACCAGCCGGTTACGGCCACGTCTTCACCGAATGTCTGGATTTGGATGTCTTTCAGTCTGAGCGCGTCCGCCATGCGTTCGACCCCTACGCCGCCGACAGGTGACAGCGCTGAGTCTCCGCCGATAATCACTGGCGCCACGAACGCGACCACCCTGTCCACAAGACCGGCGTCGAATAGCGAACCCAGCAGTGTCGCCCCACCTTCCACGAAGACGCTCGTTACACCACGATCGCCCAGCTCCGTGAGCAAAACGAGCAGGTCCACACGTCCATCAAGTGCCGACAAAGTCAGGATTTTAGCACCTGCCTCCTCGAGATGGGCCAGCTTCTCCTCGGATCCGCCAGATGCGGCAATCAACGCTTCACCCGGTTGCCTCAGCAGAGTAGATTCGAGAGGAATTCGCCCGGAGCTATCCACGACCACACGTAGCGGCTGACGGGGCAGTGGAGTGCCGTCGGGCCTTCGAGCAGTAAGTTGTGGATCGTCGGCTATAACGGTGCCTATGCCTGCCATTATGGCGTCGGAGCGTGCCCTGAGTTCATGCACGTAACGTCGGGACTCTTCACCAGTAATCCACTTCGAATCGCCCGTGCGCGTCGCGATCTTCCCGTCGAGGCTCATTGCGAATTTGGCGGTAACAAGCGGCCTGCCAGTTGAGACCAGCCTGGAGTGCGGCGCACTTAGCTCATCAGCCTGATACTGACCCTGCCCGACATGAACGGCGATGTCAGCCCTTCTTAACTGAGCAATCCCCGATCCACTAACGCGGGGATTCTTATCAATCGTCGCGACATGGACCTCGGAGACACCTGCGGCAATGATGGCTTCTGTGCAGGGGGGCGTTCTTCCGTAATGTGAACAAGGCTCCAGGGTGACGTACAGCGTCGCTCCACGGGCAAGGTCTCCAGCGGCATTAAGAGCGACCATTTCGGCGTGGGCCTGCCCCGCAGGCTGGGTAAATCCTTCCCCCACAACGCGGTCGCCTCTGACCAGTACCGCTCCGACCGGTGGATTTGGACTGGTAAGGCCAACGGCGCTCCAGGCCAGCTCGAGCGCTCGGGCCATGTTACCGCTTACAGTATCTTGTCGTCTTGAATTGCGGGGAGGCCCCGTCCAGCGAGAGTTCAGACCTGTATCGTCACGCTGATTCATCGCCGTTCATGGGTAGCTGGTAGTCCCAGTAGTACCTTGACGCCACAGGTCCGCCCTGGCCCTGATACTTGCTGCGGAGTGCACTTGATCCATATGGATTCTCTGCCGGCGTGGTCAACTGGGTAAACGAGATGTGGCCGATCTTCATTCCCTTGTGGAGCGTTATGCCCAGGATTCCGACGTTGGAAAACTCGAGGGTTAACTTACCCGTCCATCCGGGGTCAACGAATCCGGCCGTCGAATGAATCAGCAGACCGTAGCGGGCTAGGGAACTCTTACCTTCGATCCTGGCTACGATGTCATCCGGAATCGTCACCGCCTCCAGCGTGCTGCCTAGCGCGAACTGGCCAGGATGCAGCAGGAATGGTCGCCCCTCTTCGATCAGTACCCTTTCCACAACGTCGTCGGCTGGTTTCATCACATCGATGTGTGTCCGCCAGTTGTTGCGGAAGACGAGGATCTCACTGTCCAGCCTGATGTCCACACTCGCTGGTTGTACCGCATTCGGACCAAGAGGATCGATAATGATTCGGCCTGCCGACATCTGCTCTTTGATGGTTCGATCGCTGAGGATCATGAGTGACGCACCCGTATTCTAGTTTCCGTGATGAACTCTATCGAGAAGATTCGCCCATGTGAAAGCGTGGCCAGTATCCGGTTTCGCGGATTACTGGCTACGCCATCCTCAAGTCTGAAGAGCCACTATTGAATTGAGAAAGCCGTGTGGACAGTTAGAGAAACCTCGAGCTCACCTCCGCTAATCGAAGTCGCAGCGGACTCGTCTGCCGCTAGAGCGAATGCTGCCCGCGGCGCGTATGGGTCTACTCTCTGTGTCCTCACGGCAGAGTCCGTGATGTATTCAAGGCTTCCAAGTGTCACACCAGCTACATCGGCGATCTGCTGAGCCTTTTCCATTGCATCCATGATCGCATTCTCACGCAACTGTGACATCACCTCGGAGGTATCCTCCACTGTGAAATTGATGCCATCAAATCTCGTGGCGTCGCCTCCGGCCTCAATCACATCGTCGATCAAGGTCCCGACAGATTCCAGGTCTCTGATCTTTGCGGTGAGGTTGTTTGTCACTTCGTACCCAACGAGTTCACGCCGGTTTGATCTCCTGCCGTCCTCTTCAATCTCTATCCACTCATATTGCGGTCGGACGTTGAAGTTATGGGTCTGAATGTCGAGATCCTCAACTCCGTTTTCCGTAAGAGTATTCATGATGGCGTCCATTGCGTCCGCGGCCATACCGTTTGCATATGAGACAGTCTCGGCCATGGATTCGACGCCAAGATTCAGTATCACAAGGTCCGGCTCCATTGAGACCTGTCCAGTCCCGGTCACCCAGATGCCTGCTTCTCCTGCCGCAACTCTGTCAAACAGAGCCGCGGATTGGGACAGGGGAGCCCCTGTGGCTGCACTTGCTGCAGTTACAACACCCAGGGATGCTGGCGCGGCCTCGTCGGTCTTGGTTTCCGGTTCGTGGGTCGCAGCCTCACTCTCGAATGCACATCCCATTACCAACATTACTAGCAGGGCCGAGGCCGCTGCCAACGCCATGTTTTTCCATAGCCTGTTCATCAATAGACCTCCTCTTGAACTGCTTTGCATTCCTCTTGATTTGGGCAACCACGAAATTGTGGCCCTTGATTGTATAGACGTAACAGGCGCCGTGTCTGTTCCAATTGATCCTCCTGAAGCTGCCCCTCTAAGGCGCGCCCGCCGGTAGGGCCGCGGCCTAGTGACCTCTTCGTGATATCCAGAATGAAACTCCAACAAGAAGGATCAACAGAATTCCGAATGCAATTTCCAGTTGCAGTAGAGGGAATTCGGGACGTGGCGCCAAGTCGTCGCCCTCACCAGGCTGAAGTCTAGTTGAAGTGTTGGTTACTGTCGGGGTCGGACTCGGCTCGCTCGCTGGAGTCGACGTAACGGTGGGCGTCGGCGAAGGTGTAGGTGTGTTGGTGGGAGTCGCGGTTGGGACTGGAGTCGGCGTAGGTTCGGGCGTCTTAGTGGGCACTGGGGTAGCAGTCGAGGTGGGAGAAGCTGTTGCGGTAGGCGTGGATGTTGGTAGGGTCTCTGTTGTTACCCCCAATGCTGACTCTGGCGACGAGGTTGCAGCCGCGACTTCGTCGGCTGCCCTTAGCTGTATGGGAGAGTCAGCCATTGCTAAGTCGGGTGCTGAAGTAGGTTCGGGCTCACTCTTCATTGCTGCAGCGACGGGGGGAGACGTCGGGGCCGGTGGTGCGGCCGCTGGTGCCACTGGAGCCGCTGCAGGGGCGGGAGCAGGAGCAGCAGGAGCCTGAGTGGGGGCGGCGGAAGCCTGGGCCTCCATCGCTTGAACGGGAGCGGCGGGTGCTTGAGGTGCGGCCGGTGCCGCGGCTGCCGGGGCCATCGCTGGAGCAGCCGCTGCTGGCTGCGCAGGTGGCTGAGACTCGGCTCTCTCAGATTGTCTTGCCCAGTCTGTCAGATCGGACTGCACAACAAGACCAGTCACGTCTGCGAGGATCAGCCCTACCAGCACGACTGCTGCTGCCGACGCGGCCAAGCGTACTCCTACTATCCATCCAGTTGCACTCCTCACTGGTGCGGGTCTCTCTGAAATCTCGAATGAACGTGCGGTCTGGATCTCCGGCAACTGACGCAGTGCCGACACTGTCAGCCTGAGCGATTCAAGCTCCTGCTGGCACTCTTCACACTCAGCTAGGTGACGTTCTATGCGGAGGTGCTCAGAGGTGCTGACCTCTCCGTCGATGTACGACGACAGCAGATCTCGCGTTCGTCCATGTCTGAATCTGTCAAAAAAACCTAGCAATTTGAATGAGTCCTCTTACTCATCAAGACGTATCCAGTCCCCTAGTAGTTCCCGACGCTCCATCAGGGCATCCCTCACACGAGACCTCGCCCGGCTCAACCTGGACTTCACGGTCCCAATGGACACGCTCATCGCCTCGGCCGCCTCGCTGTAACTTAGTCCCTGCACATCGACAAGCACGAGGGCCGTTCTCTGATCGATTGCCAGTGTCAGGATTGCTTGCTGGATCTCGCTGTTGAGTTCACTGCGCTGTGTAGCCTCTTCAGGGGACTCATCACCGGAAACGGGCTGAAACGAAGGACTCTCCAGAGATTGCTCTAGTGAACTCTCGGGCCTGCGTTGACGACGACGTAGAACATCCCGGCTGCCGTTTGCTGCGATCCTGAAGAGCCACGATCTGAGGTTGCCTCCCCTGAAACGGCTGAGCGATCGGTAGGCCGAAATGAACGTGTCCTGGGCTACGTCCTCTGCCTGCCCTCGGTTGCCCAACATACGCGCGGCGAGGTTTACGACCTGGTTCTGGTATCGAGCGACAATCCTGTTGAATGCACATAGATCGCCGCTCTGAGCCTGACAGATCAGTGCGCCATCGTCATAGCAGCTGTCCGTGTGTCTGCCTATTGTCGCCCGCTCCAGATTGCCGGCTCAGAAGCCGGCCTATGTGTGACCCGGTAACCTGCAACTACCCTATAATTGTAACTGCGCTTGGCACCAGTGATTCTCAGGTGCCGAAGTATCGACCAGGAATAAGCAGCCACAAGAACTCACTGATGAGAAGAATTGCCAGAGAGATGATCGAAACGATCCTATTGGCTTTGCTGCTGTTTGTGTTGATGGAGTTCAGCGTCCAGAACTTCAAGGTCGAGGGATCCAGTATGACCCCGACCCTTGCGCAGGACCAATACCTTCTCGTCAACAAGATTGCATATGCGCGAGTCGGCATGGATGATCTTGGTTCGCTAATACCATTCGTGCACGCGTACACCAACGGATCAGAACGCCCGATTTATGCATTTCGGCCTCCCCAATATGGCGAGGTTGTGATCTTCCACTTTCCGAACGACCCGTCACGAGATTTCGTCAAGCGGGTGATCGGCGTTCCCGGCGACAGCATAGAAATCAGGCGCGGCGATGTGTACCGCAACGGACAACCTCTAGACGAACCGTTTATCACCAGTTCCAGTTCAAGAAGCTACGATCCCGTTTTCGTAGATGAAGGGCACTACTACGTCCTTGGGGACAACAGGCGCTCCTCGAACGACTCGCGCGATTGGGGCCTCGTGCCCCAGGAGAACCTCATAGGTCGAGCCTGGATGAGGTACTGGCCACCAGGCAGTCTCGGCTTCATTGAATAGCTCTTTCCTCCTCAAGTCTAACTGCGGATTAGGCGTCAAAAGCGGGGCCATTACACGTATGCCACGAACGTCGAAACGGGATCATGTGCAAAGCTAGGTGAAGCTTGACAAGCATCATTTACTTGAGTATCGTAGCCGCCAAGTCAAATTTGGAATCATTCCAGACGTTCAGGAAGTTCACAAACTCCCTGAATAGAGGCGAATCACGCAAGGAGACGCCACTTGGATTCACTGGTTCGGGCTCGAATCGATGAGATGCGGAACGCGCTTTTGAATCAAGGCATTTCCATCACAAGGCGCAGGGACAAGATGCTTCAGGCACTTGCCTCTAATGATCGCCATCCCAGCGTAAACGAGCTCCATGCAGAAGTGAGACGCTGGTATCCCTCCACCAGCCTGGCCACCATCTACAACACCATTGAGTTGCTGAAGGACGCGGACCAGATACTGGAACTGGAATTCAGTGGATCCGCCAACCGCTATGACGGTAGACGGCCACAATCCCATCCCCATCTAATCTGTCTCTCCTGCGAGTCCATTGAAGATATGGATGTCGAGTCATCCAATTCGGACCACCTGGATAGACTCTCTGAAGACACAGGCTATCGCCTCGTGCGCCAGCGCACAGACTATTATGGTTTCTGCCCAGACTGCCAGGCGCAGACTGCGGCAGCTTCTGACTGACGGCGGAATCGAAAGTGCAGGGGAGGAGTGAGCCTCCTGCAACGAAATGAAAGGAGGACCCGGATGGCAACAAGAGAAGACATTGCTTTGATGTCGCACCTGATGCGTCGAGCCGGTTTCGGCGCAACTCGTGACGAGGTTGAGCGCTATTGCGAGATTGGGTATGAGCAGACAGTAGAAATGCTGATTGACTCGGACAGCCAGCCGCCTGTAGATGAGTACACCTTGTATAGGTACCACCCTATTACTGAGGTGCCCGGAGGTGCGGCAGCACCTGGACAGGCCAACTGGCTGTACTGGATGGTAACGACCCAGCGGCCGCTGGAAGAGAAGATGGCGCTGTTCTGGCATCACGTCTTCGCGACCGGCAAC
Coding sequences within it:
- a CDS encoding riboflavin synthase encodes the protein MFTGIVEEVGSVAGASNTGLTISASTVMDDLKVSDSISVNGACLTVTDRSDSSFSVDTVPETLRRTNLGALKEGDFVNLERPMATDGRFGGHIVQGHIDGTGRVLSVEQEGGARNFKFEADDSIMRYVVEKGFVAVDGTSLTVVDCDYRTFSVTIVPYTWENTIFGTLKLGDPVNLEVDIIAKYVERLAAGPRLPVDTADEL
- a CDS encoding bifunctional 3,4-dihydroxy-2-butanone-4-phosphate synthase/GTP cyclohydrolase II; the protein is MPLATVEEAIADIRAGKMVIICDDEDRENEGDLAMAAECVTAQHINFMATHARGLICMPMLGQRLEELRIPLMTQDNTARLGTAFTVSVDVLTGATTGISAFDRAATIRALIDSNTVPEDLGRPGHIFPLRYMEGGVLKRAGQTEASVDLARLAGLYPASVICEVMADDGTMARLPTLEEFSKKHNLKIVTVADIITFRREHERLIERVAQARVPTEHGEFMAVSYRSLVDPNEHIALVKGEVSADEPVLVRVHSECLTGDVFGSVRCDCGGQLELALQAIDREGSGIFLYMRQEGRGIGIHNKLKAYELQDAGMDTVEANIALGFAPDPRQYGVGAQILLDLGVSKMRLLTNNPQKRVGLESFGLEIVEQVGIYAEVTPENRNYLKTKQEKLGHAFDPVNEEFNSEAAP
- a CDS encoding 6,7-dimethyl-8-ribityllumazine synthase yields the protein MSRRLSGSLNGEGLRVGLVVAEFNDFITSRLQEGAVAGLEAHGVRDDDVTIASVPGSFELPLVARKMADSGQYDAVICLGAVIRGETDHYAHVSGEAAKGIANASVASGVPVIFGVLTTDTVEQAINRAGGKQGNNGYGAAVAAVRMANLVRAIDTG
- the meaB gene encoding methylmalonyl Co-A mutase-associated GTPase MeaB — protein: MMQSPLSSEDRQSQTPAPGRSIEVLFQKAIQGDRRSLARLFTRIERDISALREVMRLAYAVTGRGSIVGITGPPGAGKSTIVDGLTSTARSKGKTVGVLAVDPTSPFTGGAVLGDRIRMQSHYRDPGVYIRSLATKGVPGGLNAVTRAGAKLLDAVGKELIIVETVGVGQSEYDIMGVADHVIVVLVPEAGDSVQTMKAGLLEIADTFVVNKSDRDGAGQLASALRSMISLQSDSASSLPPVLLTQAHKGEGITELYEGASSRIDHLRCSGELAQRRSRQAVREVGRLLKTSANQAVDRILESDSGVAELVECVLTGSLDPYAASRKIIEGGTIARAMEAESLNSGYRSGA
- a CDS encoding CoA transferase, which encodes MEVKPHALEGIKVVDWTIWQFGPVAATMLGDLGADVIKVESLDGDPGRAVFSASGVDRSLPAGRNAYFEANQRNKRSVAIDLKKPEGVEIVHKLVADADVFIQNFRKGVAERLGLGYEELKEINPALIYASGSGYGPRGPDSASPALDAAAQARSGLMFATGPEGTEPYPVQGVVGDQIGGITLGWGILAALVARSIHGVGQRVDTSHLSSSIWLQGLAVSMGLLTQHKPDSEINLTYNPPRTDAYNPLANYYQCADGRWMMLANFQADRYWPSFAAALGLEALIDDPKFADTISRGENRHELIPILDGVFAQKTYDEWAEVLERSGDFIFSPVQNLTELPDDPQVIANHYITEVDHPDLGRVKLANHPVNYSETPHSIRSVAPELGQHTEEVILELGYTWEDITRMQDRGVIL
- the ribD gene encoding bifunctional diaminohydroxyphosphoribosylaminopyrimidine deaminase/5-amino-6-(5-phosphoribosylamino)uracil reductase RibD, with protein sequence MARALELAWSAVGLTSPNPPVGAVLVRGDRVVGEGFTQPAGQAHAEMVALNAAGDLARGATLYVTLEPCSHYGRTPPCTEAIIAAGVSEVHVATIDKNPRVSGSGIAQLRRADIAVHVGQGQYQADELSAPHSRLVSTGRPLVTAKFAMSLDGKIATRTGDSKWITGEESRRYVHELRARSDAIMAGIGTVIADDPQLTARRPDGTPLPRQPLRVVVDSSGRIPLESTLLRQPGEALIAASGGSEEKLAHLEEAGAKILTLSALDGRVDLLVLLTELGDRGVTSVFVEGGATLLGSLFDAGLVDRVVAFVAPVIIGGDSALSPVGGVGVERMADALRLKDIQIQTFGEDVAVTGWCSPI
- a CDS encoding dCTP deaminase; translation: MILSDRTIKEQMSAGRIIIDPLGPNAVQPASVDIRLDSEILVFRNNWRTHIDVMKPADDVVERVLIEEGRPFLLHPGQFALGSTLEAVTIPDDIVARIEGKSSLARYGLLIHSTAGFVDPGWTGKLTLEFSNVGILGITLHKGMKIGHISFTQLTTPAENPYGSSALRSKYQGQGGPVASRYYWDYQLPMNGDESA
- a CDS encoding SIMPL domain-containing protein (The SIMPL domain is named for its presence in mouse protein SIMPL (signalling molecule that associates with mouse pelle-like kinase). Bacterial member BP26, from Brucella, was shown to assemble into a channel-like structure, while YggE from E. coli has been associated with resistance to oxidative stress.), which codes for MNRLWKNMALAAASALLVMLVMGCAFESEAATHEPETKTDEAAPASLGVVTAASAATGAPLSQSAALFDRVAAGEAGIWVTGTGQVSMEPDLVILNLGVESMAETVSYANGMAADAMDAIMNTLTENGVEDLDIQTHNFNVRPQYEWIEIEEDGRRSNRRELVGYEVTNNLTAKIRDLESVGTLIDDVIEAGGDATRFDGINFTVEDTSEVMSQLRENAIMDAMEKAQQIADVAGVTLGSLEYITDSAVRTQRVDPYAPRAAFALAADESAATSISGGELEVSLTVHTAFSIQ
- a CDS encoding zf-HC2 domain-containing protein, coding for MLGFFDRFRHGRTRDLLSSYIDGEVSTSEHLRIERHLAECEECQQELESLRLTVSALRQLPEIQTARSFEISERPAPVRSATGWIVGVRLAASAAAVVLVGLILADVTGLVVQSDLTDWARQSERAESQPPAQPAAAAPAMAPAAAAPAAPQAPAAPVQAMEAQASAAPTQAPAAPAPAPAAAPVAPAAAPPAPTSPPVAAAMKSEPEPTSAPDLAMADSPIQLRAADEVAAATSSPESALGVTTETLPTSTPTATASPTSTATPVPTKTPEPTPTPVPTATPTNTPTPSPTPTVTSTPASEPSPTPTVTNTSTRLQPGEGDDLAPRPEFPLLQLEIAFGILLILLVGVSFWISRRGH
- a CDS encoding sigma-70 family RNA polymerase sigma factor, producing the protein MGRHTDSCYDDGALICQAQSGDLCAFNRIVARYQNQVVNLAARMLGNRGQAEDVAQDTFISAYRSLSRFRGGNLRSWLFRIAANGSRDVLRRRQRRPESSLEQSLESPSFQPVSGDESPEEATQRSELNSEIQQAILTLAIDQRTALVLVDVQGLSYSEAAEAMSVSIGTVKSRLSRARSRVRDALMERRELLGDWIRLDE
- the lepB gene encoding signal peptidase I; the encoded protein is MIETILLALLLFVLMEFSVQNFKVEGSSMTPTLAQDQYLLVNKIAYARVGMDDLGSLIPFVHAYTNGSERPIYAFRPPQYGEVVIFHFPNDPSRDFVKRVIGVPGDSIEIRRGDVYRNGQPLDEPFITSSSSRSYDPVFVDEGHYYVLGDNRRSSNDSRDWGLVPQENLIGRAWMRYWPPGSLGFIE
- a CDS encoding transcriptional repressor, whose product is MDSLVRARIDEMRNALLNQGISITRRRDKMLQALASNDRHPSVNELHAEVRRWYPSTSLATIYNTIELLKDADQILELEFSGSANRYDGRRPQSHPHLICLSCESIEDMDVESSNSDHLDRLSEDTGYRLVRQRTDYYGFCPDCQAQTAAASD